CCTAGTGTCTTTCTACTGGAGGTAGAATGTCCCTCCTACAGTACGATAGTAAGAAGAATGCAGTAAAGAATCCTTAAGTTAGCAAGAGGGCACGACTGGGGCCATAGGACTGCAGTGGCATGGACCCACTTTGCAGTGGGGTTTCAGCCATCTCGTTGGAAATGTACTAATAAAAACATCCTGCACggactctaaaataaataaagatgtatTTAGAATAGAACACTCTTCCTGACGTCCTTTCCAACTTTCCTGCCtgtctaaaagaaaaacattttcatttcttggtgGCATACCACCATGATTAATTGCACCTAACCAAGGAAACAGAACAGCAATTCTGTGGCTCTCAGACTTTGCAACGCTCGTCTTATTAAAAAACCCAAAGGAAGCTCAGAAATGTCTCAGTATAACCCATGGCCCTGGCAGCAACAATTTGCCAACATAAATCTCAGTAGGAAATATGGCTTTCTGTTCCGTTCCTTTCACTGCTCATGTAGCTTGCTGCCGGGACTAACAGAAGTCTCCTGGGCAGTCACCCCAGCATCGCCTTAAAAAGAGTATGAGAACGCAAAACAAGGTAACTGATGCTACCGATTCCTACCTTAACTTTTACCCCACCCATTTTTAGTTCCTGTTTTTCTGACCAGAGCCAGGATGGTAGACAAAAACTGGGAATAGCACGAATGTCAGACATTACATTCAGAGCATTAGGAATTAGATTTCCTCAACTAACTTAATTACGGCACGCTATACAGCACAGAGGCAGCCTGGGGTCCAGCTTAGATAAATGAGTGTGTCTTTTCCATCTGTAATTGGTCTGTCAAAACAGGTTTTTAGCAATAAAGAACCACAGTCTTGGGACAGATGGAATTCACACATTCTACTCATAATGCAACATACATAATGGCGTTCAGATGCCAAACTCTCCTGTCCCATTCTCTCAGCTGCCAATGCAGGTGGTGTTTACCCCAAATCCATTTCCCCCCAGGATCACCATAATTggtacttaggaaaaaaaaaacctacctaCTTGGCTCAGATTAACACTTCCAATGTGAAGGTCTGTTTTGTGCAGGATTTATGTTCCTTCCTAGTATAGCCCTGGCCTTTTGGATGAAGTAAAGAGTTCCCCCAGCGAAGAGCAAGCCTTTCCCTAATGCCAGCCCTGAGCCGGTTTTAAGCTCTAATTCAGGCCACAGAGACCCAGGTGTGATTTGAGAATTTGCACGTGTGCCTCTGCCTCATTGGTGAAGCCAACAACCTCTCCTTGCTGGCCGCAGCTTCTCTCACATCTTTGCCCTCCCTGCTCTCGGTGACACTTCCAAATTCATGGGATTTCCCATCCAATCATGACAAACCCATATTATAGGCAgggaaattaaattttctttcttagtgAAAATGACCTGATGAGGTCTCGTGTAGTGCTCTATTTTCACTGAAAGGAGACAGATCTACTAAAAGAGAACCATTAAAAATCTGCcttttaaaaggtaaataaaaagatttcttaaaaccTTCAGCTGTACTATCAGAACCTCAATCCTTCCATGATTTTTTTAGATGAAGTTAACTCTTATTTTCTGTCTAAGGAGTGCAAGTGAGACTTTCATGGGTTTTCATTGTGCAAATGCTTATGATGGTATTTCTCAAATAAGCAGTTGTGTCCACTGGAGTTAGGAGTGAAGAGGTCATTACGGTATCTTGAGAAAGTTATGGGGAGTAGAGAATGTTCTGATTTGAATGGCTGGGGACACAGGTTTTATTAATATGAGGAGCAGAGCCTTTTCTGCGTATTTTCATCTTCCGGGTTTTAAAGTAGACTGGACTCCCCAAAGAGAATCTCGAGTTTTAATACAGactttcaaactttttttctcccttttggaaGCTGGGTCTGAGCCTCTGGTTTCAGATCACGTGAGTGTGAATCCTGCTTTTGCCTTTTTCTAGTTACAAGCCCACTGTcatgttacttaacttctctaagccCAAATCTCCCCATTTGTGAAACTGAGATGACTGTAGTCCCTAAGTCATAGGGTCGTattgatgattaaatgagaaatCAGATGAGATCATCTTCATCCCATCACCAGGCTCAAGCACATTCTCAGTAACTGTTTCTTGCTGTTGTTAATCTCTGAACGTAAAAGGTTGTGGATTTTACCTAATAGGTTCATGGAATAAATTTGAGGTGCCCTATCATGGAGCCATCAATGtctaaagagaaacaaatgaccCATGAagctaaataaataatcaaataaacatAGATCTTAGAGCAACCTAATAATGGGGTATTTTATAATAAGCTTTGCCATGGCCTCACAGAGTGAATGTGAGTTAaaattttccttgtctttttagGCAATGAGCAATAAATTCATAATCTCTATTTTCTATGACTTCTCCATTTAAGTGTGACCTGCCTGGTAGGTTCACACtgattattttaagaataattagCTAATcaaatctatttaaaattttttttcatagtgcCTTTATGGGGAACTTCATCAAAGTCTAGCATTCAAATCTGCTTCCTAGGATCTGGCTGATAAGAGGAGGAAAAAATCTTAGGCTCACTCTTGACTAGTGGGGGGCTTTCTAAGTCCCCccctctctttatatatatatatatatatatatatataaaatttatacatgtaaacatatatacatatatatgtgtgtgtgtgtacacacacacatatgtgattTTGTAAATGCACATATGTATTACAAATTTATGATGTGAACATTAATCCCGGAGTCAATCTGGAGGTAGAGATAGTTGGTATTCCAGTAAGATGTGAATTAAAACCACAGAAGTAAAGTTCTATGCAATGAAAAGggagaacaataaaaataaaaaagtaacaaacaacaataacagtaAAACCCAACAAGCTGAATCCCACCAGAGCTATGTAAAAGTAGGTTTAGCGGTTTCATCTATTCAACACTCTCTTCTTGAATGCcaactatgtgccaggtattTTGCTAGAGTTTgaggataaaaatgaaaaggatttATTCACAAACATACGTGTAAGAGACTACTCAAGTAATCTGCCCAGGCTTAGGTCTAATGAGTAAGGCCAGACCTTGAACACGTACTCTTCTGTCCCTAAAGTCCACTGTTTTTCCCACCGTACCAAGTCGCAGGCCCACTGGCATCCGGTCATGAATTTTCTCAGATCCCTTTCCCTGACTCTGCATATATCTAGCTTCTGTGGGTCATGCTGTGAAGTGCTGCACCTCTGATCTTGAAGGGATCACTCCTGGACACTGGAGTCTCAGTGGCTCAACAGAGTCAGAATTGTCTTGGAGCCTCCATGCCTCactccctcacctctgcccccCACAATCCCAGAATGAGATACAGCCAATGAATGACCAGTGTGGGAATTTAAAAGCCCAGCTCATTTGCCACAAGGCACCGTGAACTTTGAAGTTGAACTTATGCTCCAGAGCTCCCCACAAGATCAGGCTGAGACCTCGCCTGGAACCGTAtctttgtttggcttctttttcttttctgtcatgtTGCCTCTACCTTCTCTCTGGTTTTACCCTGGGCACACTATCACACAAATTTTCTTCCAGGGTCTGCTTCTTGGAAACCCTGACTTGAGACACCTATGTTATGATATGAaccatgcattttattttcactttatctTCATCTAGATTTTAACCACACTAACTACAGGATAATGGGAATATGttattaaatgagatttttagATCATATTATGaatatggaattaaaattaaCCATTTGAGATCATTGTTTAATCAATTAAatgtgcatatattttatttagtgagGGAGGAGTCCCAGGCTGAGGGAACTCCTGACTCCAGAATGGAGGGAGCTCTAAGAGTTCCACACCACTGTCAGCAATGGGCAGTTCCAAAAGAACTATCAGAGGCTCTCTCGGATTCCAGCCTCTTAGGAGGCCGACTGTGGCGAGGATCTTGGTGTATGGGGCACAACCTCAGTTCCGAGGAGGGAGGACTCACTGGCCCTGAAGGGATTCCAACAACCTCACTAAATGCGTTTAATTACCCCGGAATGTAAGGAACCCAACAGAACCCCACAGAACCTTACTCCTGCTCTCAGCCCTGGGAGGACCCGGACatagtgggaggagcagaggaggagcaGAAGCGGAAGGAACGTCCCTTAACTTCCGCTTTCCAAGTTTCGTCTCGAAGGCCGGTACTGAAAGGCGTGGAGTCTATCGGCAAAAGGAGAAGTCCTACGACTGGTCAAGTGAGGATATTGAATGAGGGAACCAACGATGCCAGAATAGAGGGACCCCCTTAAGTAAAGCCCTGAAATAACTGTCAGATGGAGGCACCCACTGACTGGGGCCTGAGGAATCCAACGGTGGTGAgagccgcggggggggggggggcacaagtcAACAGAAGGAGGACTGAGTGAGGACTGAGGGGACCCATCCTCCAGAACAGAGGGGCCCTTTAGAGCTCGACTGTCAGCCCTGGGGGGATCAAggtggagctgggggtgggggaagggcatgCCTGGTAGTGCTTTCCCTTTACTTTTCCTCAGGAGTCTGAGTGTAGCCTCCAGTCTGCCGAGGAGGAATCCCAGCCTCTACCACAGTCAAGGTAAGATACTCGGTGAAGACTGAGGGAACATCCACTCCACACTGGCAGGAACTATACAGATCCCAACCCGTATCATCAGCCCTGGGAGGTGTTAGGCGGGGGTAGCTGGTAGCATAACCCCACTTACCCTGTTGTCAACTGTGGTAAGCCTTGGCTGTGTCAGCCCGCTGCACCCTGAGGAGCCTTCTTACTCCACCTGCAGCTTCTTACCGTTCAGGAAAGGAGACCTGTGAGGCTCTAGAGTACTGTTCTCAGGAAAAGATGGGTGGAGACACTTCCACAGTTGAGTTTACCAGATGGGGCCACTCAcatcctccctttctccctaGGTTGTGGTACCCTATCATCCAGCCTCGTGCCCACATTCCTCCCTGCTACCACTAACAGAAGTGAGCATGTCTCAAGGTCAGGAGATCCCAAGCTGCACACAGGAACAACACTATGTCCCCAGCAAGAGCCAAGGCCTGGAGGCTACACAGGTCTCCAAGGCTGTGGAGGAGACTTCTCCCTCCTCTGGTCCTCTGATGCCTGGCAACATGGAGGAAGCTCTGGCTGCTGGAATACCCAGTGCTCCCCACACTGCCTACTCTTCTTACCCTCTCATCACAGCCGTCTCACCAAGCAAATCAGGTGAGGGCTCCAGCAGCCTAGAAAAGGATAATAGTTCTGCTTCTTCATCAAAGCCCCTGCCCGACATTGAGAATTTCCCCATAGACCCTCTTGATGAGAAGGTGACAATCCTGGTGCAGTTCCTGCTGCACAAGTATCAAATGAAAGAGCCCATCACAAGGGCAGATATGATTGATGTTATCCAAGAGTACAACGATGAGTTCCCTGAGATCCTCAAGAAAGCCTCTGAGCGCATGGAGCTGGTCTTTGGTGTTGATATGAATGAGGTGGACCCCACCAACCACAGTTATGTCCTTGTCAACAAATTGGGCCTCACTTACGATGAGAGGCTCGGCGGTGAGGACAGCATGCCCAAGACCAGCCTCCTGATAATTGTCCTGGGTGTGATCTTCATGAAGGGCAATTGTGCCACTGAGGAGGAGATCTGGGAAGTGCTGAATATGATGGACTTATATTCTGGGAGGAAGCACTTCATTTTTGGGGAGCCCAGGAAGTTCATCACCCAAGATTTGGTGGAAGAAGAGTACCTGGAGTACCGGCAGGTGGCCAACAGTGATCCTCCACGCTATGAGTTCCTGTGGGGTCCCAGAGCCCACGCTGAAACCAGCAAGATGAAATTGCTGGAATTTCTGACGAAGATCCATGAGTCCCACCCCAGGTGCTTCCCATCCCAGTATGAGGAAGCTTTGCGAGATGAAGCAGAGAGGGCCCGAGCTAGATCCAGCAGCACCCATTCTGGTGCTGGATCTCGCAGCTCCTCCCAGCCCTCTCAGCCCTCCCAACACTAGTGCTGGCAGGGACATATTCCTCATTTTGTCATTAAAactagcaaatgaaaaaaaatattagcaatcaATCTTCTAAGTAGTGGGGGAGTTGGGGTGTGGCTGTAGGGAACACAGTGCGTAATATCTCTGTGTCCCTTGGTTAACACAGAGGTTTATCTTCTTCATGGGGTGAGTTTGGCTTCAAATATTGTTCCCTTTAATACACCATTTCATTAGCTTTAGAATCTAAGTTTATGAATGACACTGGTCATATGTTTATTACtatttgtgaaatttaagaataccagttttgcttatttgtaaaACAGATTTGTAAAATGGACCGTTCTATTTTGTCATCTGAAAAGGTCAATGATATTCCAACAGGTATTTTTTTGGAAGTGTCAGTTCAGCAGTAAAATAGTTGgggtcaaggaaaaaaaaaccctaaaggtGGTCAAAAGATACCAAAACATGGTGAACTCTTAGCCTCTCCTAACCCTTTTAATCTGCCATTCTgtaaaattaaacaacatatgcTGGCATTGGCTTGGATTATTTaagaatgtgagaaataaatcttaataaattataCCCCATGTACGCTGCTTTATTTGTTCCCCAAATATTAATTCACTATCTGCATTTTAGAAAGCACTGTGTTAGTGGAGATGCTAGGATAAATAAGACTTAATACTTGCccataaaattttagattttaggaGCAAGAATCATGTAAAGACAATAATGGTTGAGTATCCTTTaataccaaaagaaaataaaaaggaatgaaggggtTGAGGGGGTATTTGAATGCAGTCAAGTTATAAGCCTTTCAGTGGGaggtaattttaaattaaactgtAGTACACTAGCTGAGGCTATGGGAGTGGTGAGCAGGGATCAGACCCTCAAATGGTATGATTCAGAGttgagaatggaaggaaaactgttCTCAGCGGCTACTTTGGTTGGACAGATCCCACCTGGGACAAGAATGGGAGATATCCTGAATTCTTGTTCAACTGCAGTTGAACACAATGCACATGCACAAATTAGGTGTTTTATGAACATCATCTTCAAGGAGTTTGTGAGAAATAAGGATGACATTTCCTTGAGGTGAGATACCCAAAAGCCACTAGACTGGCACTCTGCCCTGGGCTCGGAGATGCAGAGCCCATACCATTCATTAAATGGGTTATGCTCAATACAGTTTGGCGAACTCTAAGCAAGGAGGAGCTAAGTAAATGAAAATAGGGACAGATTATTGGAAGGGCAACTGGGAGGGAAGGATCCACATAAATTCTAGGAGTAAGGAGTTGCATTCAGTCGAGATATACTCTGTCAAAcccaaattaaataatatatcctCCACTGGGGAAGATTTACTAAGGTTTTCTTGTTAAGCAGCCATTTGGGCTGGTTGGGTGTGCTGTGTCCTAGAACACTGCATGTTTTCTGACATCTCCTGGGTTAACAAGTCCCAGAGAGGAAGGCACTAATGTCTGGGGTCAAAATCATCATAGTAGTAACTGCTGATCATCAGAGACGTAAGGCATACCACACACCATGCCAGGGGCTTGACATACAACACATACATTTTAACGGTCATTCATACAAGACCAGGCTGATCAAGCCCATTTCATAGACAAGACCATGAGACTTAGAAAGTTGTGAATGTGCACAAATCGCAGGCCTAGTATGTGAGAGAGTTGGGACTACACCTCCTGTTTGAATTCTTCCAGAGCCCATGCTATTCTTTCTACTCCTCCCAACCTGGGGATAAacctctcatttttaaaagattttatttatttatttgacagagagagaatgtgagtgtgTGAGCACAAACGGGGGaaggggcgggcagagggagagggagaagcagactccctgctgagcagagagcctgcctcagggctcgaccccaggaccgatctgtcctgggatcaggacctgaacctaaggca
This region of Meles meles chromosome X, mMelMel3.1 paternal haplotype, whole genome shotgun sequence genomic DNA includes:
- the LOC123934587 gene encoding melanoma-associated antigen B16-like, with amino-acid sequence MSQGQEIPSCTQEQHYVPSKSQGLEATQVSKAVEETSPSSGPLMPGNMEEALAAGIPSAPHTAYSSYPLITAVSPSKSGEGSSSLEKDNSSASSSKPLPDIENFPIDPLDEKVTILVQFLLHKYQMKEPITRADMIDVIQEYNDEFPEILKKASERMELVFGVDMNEVDPTNHSYVLVNKLGLTYDERLGGEDSMPKTSLLIIVLGVIFMKGNCATEEEIWEVLNMMDLYSGRKHFIFGEPRKFITQDLVEEEYLEYRQVANSDPPRYEFLWGPRAHAETSKMKLLEFLTKIHESHPRCFPSQYEEALRDEAERARARSSSTHSGAGSRSSSQPSQPSQH